Genomic segment of Fundidesulfovibrio magnetotacticus:
GGCGACTACGGCCACGCGCTCGAAGTGCGCAGCCGGGACGAGCTGGGGCGCATGGCCGACAACCTGCGCGAGATGGTGGGCCAGCTCAAGAACAAGCTCGGCTTCTCCTCCGGCGTGCTCCACGGCCTCACCACGCCCTGTGCGATCAGCGATATCCAGACCAAGCTGACCTTCACCAACCAGGCCATGCTCGATCTGCTGGAGCTCCCCGGCAAGCCGGATGATTATCTCGGCATGGACGTGGGCGAGTACTTCTATGGCGAAAAGAACCGCTCCACCATCACCAGCAGGGTGCTCCAGGACCGGAGGAACCAGCACGCGGACAACGTGAGCATGACCACCCGCAAGGGGAACGTCGTCGTCTGCTGCGTGGACGTGGCCCCCATCTACGATCTCGACGGGCAGCTCATCGCCGCCATCACCCTGGTTGCCGACATCACCGTCAGCGTCCAGGCCCGGCGCGAGGCCGAGGAGGCCAGGACACAGGGCATGCTCCACGCCGCCGGGCAACTGGAGGGCGTGGTGGGGGTGGTCTCGTCCGCCTCGGAAGACCTGGCAGGGCAGATCGAGCATTCCAGCCAGGGGGCCGGTGAACAGTCGCAGCGCGTGGCCGAGACGGCCGCCGCCATGGAGGAGATGAACGCCACCGTGCTCGAGGTGGCCAGGAACGCCTCCCACGCCGCCGAAACCGTCACCCGGGCCAAGAGCCAGGCCGAGGAGGGGGCGCGCGTCATGAGCCAGCTGGTCACGTTCATCGACCGGGTGCTGGTGAACGCCAAGCAGTCCCAGGAAGACATGGGCATCCTGGGTAAGCAGGCCGAGGGCATCGGCAACGTCCTGGACGTGATCTCCGACATCGCGGACCAGACCAACCTCCTGGCCCTCAACGCGGCCATCGAGGCCGCGCGCGCCGGAGAGGCCGGCAGGGGTTTCGCGGTGGTGGCCGACGAGGTGCGCAAGCTCGCGGAAAAGACCATGACCGCCACCAAGGAAGTGGGCGGCGCCATCCAGGGCATCCAACAGGGCACCCGCAAGAACTACGTCCACGTGGAGCAGGCCGTGGGGGCCATCACCGAGGCCACGCGCCTGGCCAGCGGATCGGGCGAGTCCCTGGGCCAGATCGTGCGCCTGGTGGACGACACCTTCGATCAGGTGCGCTCCATCGCCACGGCCTGCGAACAGCAGTCCGCCGCCAGCGAGGAGATCAAGCGCAGCATCGAGGACATCAGCAGGATCTCCGGAGACACCTCCCAGGCCATGCAGCGCTCCACCGAGGTCGTGGAAGAACTGGCGCGGCAGGCCCAGGTGCTCAAGGGGCTCATCGACCAGATGAAAGGCGGCGCGGGCGCCCCGGCGCTGGCCGTCGCGCCGGGGCGCAGGGCCTTGGCGTCCTAGGGAATCCCCGGGGGGCTCCTGGGGGCTGGCGGCGAAAGGTGTTGTCCCGCCGCGCCCGCCGGTCTATGGTGTGCCCCCAACCACTCGCCCCAAGGAGCCCTTCATGATCCAGGCCTCTCTCGAAGGAAAACGCTGCCTCGTCACCGGCGCGGCGGGCAACGTGGGCTCCAAGCTCTGCGAGGCCCTTCTGGGGGCCGGGGCCTTCGTGGCGGGCGTGGACAACTTCTTCTCCGGCTACCGCTCCAACCTGGAGCCCTTCCAGGACAACCCGTCCTTCGCCTTCCACGAGCGCTCCATCCTGGAGCCGGACCTGCTGCCCGGGCTCGCCG
This window contains:
- a CDS encoding methyl-accepting chemotaxis protein is translated as MFQLSIRVRLLLGFATVAVFAFVLGYLGLKAADTGMGAFSQAVSYDMPLAMAVGDMRYHMKRTVSVTRTLFSDALTPQQRATLYEEIDRARKDYRKAQEDVEKIMTSEAQKRLFAQLKERLVLGRELTGKVLGLVKEYEADPTKTDKLRQASQVTVNEIEAVDAQLYPLLEEILVLVRQDAQQKKVELSADLERSRTIVLSVCAAVVLAALLLGLLVTRSITSPMAQVGEFAARITQGDYGHALEVRSRDELGRMADNLREMVGQLKNKLGFSSGVLHGLTTPCAISDIQTKLTFTNQAMLDLLELPGKPDDYLGMDVGEYFYGEKNRSTITSRVLQDRRNQHADNVSMTTRKGNVVVCCVDVAPIYDLDGQLIAAITLVADITVSVQARREAEEARTQGMLHAAGQLEGVVGVVSSASEDLAGQIEHSSQGAGEQSQRVAETAAAMEEMNATVLEVARNASHAAETVTRAKSQAEEGARVMSQLVTFIDRVLVNAKQSQEDMGILGKQAEGIGNVLDVISDIADQTNLLALNAAIEAARAGEAGRGFAVVADEVRKLAEKTMTATKEVGGAIQGIQQGTRKNYVHVEQAVGAITEATRLASGSGESLGQIVRLVDDTFDQVRSIATACEQQSAASEEIKRSIEDISRISGDTSQAMQRSTEVVEELARQAQVLKGLIDQMKGGAGAPALAVAPGRRALAS